In one Lolium rigidum isolate FL_2022 chromosome 3, APGP_CSIRO_Lrig_0.1, whole genome shotgun sequence genomic region, the following are encoded:
- the LOC124694337 gene encoding putative lipid-binding protein AIR1 has translation MASKTFSAACLLALLVAANTFLIGDACNSCQHHTPPTPTPSPPPPSPSPPPPAPTPPSTTPCPPPPSSSGKCPKDTLKLGACANVLGLISAGIGKAPSGGGDKCCSLLGGLADLEAAVCLCTALKANVLGIVLNVPIKLSLILNYCGKSAPTGFQCA, from the coding sequence ATGGCGTCCAAGACCTTCTCGGCGGCGTGCCTCCTGGCGCTCCTGGTGGCCGCCAACACCTTCCTCATCGGCGACGCTTGTAACAGCTGCCAGCACCACACCCCGCCGACCCCGACTCCGTccccgccaccaccgtcaccgtcccCTCCGCCTCCGGCACCGACGCCCCCGAGCACCACGCCGTGCCCTCCCCCACCGTCGTCCTCAGGCAAGTGCCCCAAGGACACCCTGAAGCTCGGCGCCTGCGCCAACGTGCTGGGCCTGATCAGCGCGGGCATCGGCAAGGcacccagcggcggcggcgacaagTGCTGCAGCCTCCTGGGCGGGCTCGCCGACCTTGAGGCCGCCGTGTGCCTCTGCACGGCGCTCAAGGCCAACGTGCTCGGCATCGTCCTCAACGTCCCCATCAAGCTCAGCCTCATCCTCAACTACTGCGGCAAGTCCGCCCCCACGGGCTTCCAGTGCGCCTAA